From Bacillus sp. FSL K6-3431, the proteins below share one genomic window:
- a CDS encoding phospholipase, which translates to MRLKRRRYKKRLRFCILPGYNWCGPGCSGPGAPINKVDAACRAHDECYRRSGNYCECDREFLRHLRPLITPHTRMGRHAHLLHQYMKFQTLVNCGFYRD; encoded by the coding sequence GTGAGATTGAAAAGGAGAAGATATAAAAAAAGGTTGCGCTTTTGTATCCTGCCAGGCTATAACTGGTGTGGACCTGGCTGCAGCGGACCGGGAGCTCCAATCAATAAAGTGGATGCGGCTTGTCGTGCACACGATGAATGTTATCGGCGATCCGGAAACTATTGTGAATGTGACCGAGAATTTCTTCGCCACCTCCGCCCATTGATAACCCCTCATACGAGAATGGGAAGACACGCGCATTTACTTCATCAATACATGAAATTTCAAACACTAGTTAATTGTGGATTTTATAGAGATTAA
- a CDS encoding GNAT family N-acetyltransferase: MRQEVIIFEGNEKDHLSAILRMRLDLERHMAKSNPGYWISDEKSYLESCQRYLNNKDVKVHLACLQGTEQIIGMGISVIEYHEDFSIKITGNIHHLWVDPEYRKKNVGKAIVTEIIKFFKHREVEELILDYSHGNIEAERFWSKLGYTPSIIMCSNTIKNIETKLS, from the coding sequence ATGAGGCAAGAAGTTATTATTTTCGAAGGAAATGAAAAAGACCATCTTTCAGCTATATTAAGAATGAGATTAGATTTAGAGCGACACATGGCTAAATCAAACCCTGGATATTGGATATCTGATGAAAAATCTTATTTAGAAAGTTGTCAAAGATATCTAAATAATAAGGATGTTAAGGTGCATTTAGCTTGTTTGCAAGGTACTGAACAAATAATTGGAATGGGAATAAGTGTAATAGAATACCACGAAGACTTTTCGATAAAAATTACTGGTAATATACATCACTTGTGGGTTGACCCTGAGTATAGAAAAAAAAATGTAGGTAAAGCGATTGTAACAGAAATAATCAAATTTTTTAAACATAGGGAAGTTGAAGAACTTATTTTGGATTATTCTCATGGTAATATTGAGGCAGAACGTTTTTGGAGCAAGTTGGGTTATACACCGTCAATAATAATGTGTAGCAATACAATCAAAAATATTGAAACAAAACTCAGTTGA
- a CDS encoding cytochrome c biogenesis CcdA family protein, whose product MTDISNLLAFSAGALTFISPCVFPLYPAFLSYITGMSVAEIQNGELKGQRKAIFHTFFFLFGFSIIYLVLGFGTAGSATLLENWYFRYGDLIRQIGAILMVAFGLITIGLLQLKFLMKEHKLHIQNKPAGYLGSVVIGLAFAVGWTPCMGPILAATLALVGANPSQGLWYMAAYVLGFSIPFLLMAFFITKFTWLKKYSGTVMKFGGGIMIVMGITLYFDKLTLINSLLQPIFGDFQGF is encoded by the coding sequence ATGACGGACATTTCTAATTTACTTGCATTCAGTGCAGGTGCATTAACTTTTATATCGCCTTGTGTATTTCCTCTTTATCCTGCATTTTTATCGTATATTACGGGAATGAGTGTAGCAGAAATACAAAATGGTGAATTAAAAGGACAACGCAAAGCAATTTTTCATACATTTTTCTTTTTGTTTGGATTTTCAATAATTTATTTAGTGCTTGGTTTCGGAACAGCAGGAAGTGCGACTTTATTAGAGAATTGGTATTTTCGATATGGGGATTTAATTCGACAAATTGGTGCTATTTTAATGGTCGCCTTTGGATTGATTACTATTGGGCTACTCCAACTAAAATTTTTGATGAAGGAGCATAAACTACATATTCAAAATAAACCAGCTGGTTATTTAGGTTCAGTAGTGATTGGATTAGCTTTTGCAGTAGGTTGGACACCTTGTATGGGTCCAATTTTAGCAGCTACATTAGCGCTGGTAGGTGCAAACCCATCACAGGGTCTATGGTATATGGCAGCTTATGTTTTAGGTTTTAGTATTCCTTTTCTTTTAATGGCATTTTTCATTACTAAATTTACTTGGTTAAAAAAATACAGTGGTACTGTAATGAAATTTGGCGGGGGAATTATGATAGTTATGGGAATTACTCTGTATTTTGATAAACTTACACTTATTAATTCATTATTACAACCTATATTTGGAGATTTCCAGGGATTTTAA
- a CDS encoding LysR family transcriptional regulator, whose product MELRQLNTFRTVASTLNFSRAAEVLNYVPSNVTMQIKALEEELGVRLFDRLGKQLMLTTAGKRFLPHVQSVLDKLDEARSAVHDNENLSGTLTISANEVLCAYRLPVVFQLFRSRYPGVRLIFRSVPNQELKQTLFEGTADVVFMLDETILSTRLTVEPLLEETFRFFVAPDHPLAKLTVLQLEDFHGEVFLVNEKGCTYRTMFDRSFEKKGIDDITYLEFQNAEAIKQCAITRIGIAFLPEITVEAEVERGELVALPWQIPDLHVYTHMAWHKDKWLSPIILSFIEAAREVIAIEEVNKTV is encoded by the coding sequence ATGGAATTGCGCCAACTGAATACATTCCGCACGGTTGCTTCAACTTTAAATTTCAGTCGGGCTGCGGAAGTGCTAAACTACGTCCCTTCCAACGTCACGATGCAAATAAAAGCATTGGAGGAAGAGCTTGGTGTTCGTCTCTTTGACAGATTGGGCAAACAACTCATGCTCACAACTGCGGGTAAGCGCTTTTTACCTCATGTCCAAAGTGTTCTAGACAAATTGGACGAAGCTCGCAGTGCCGTTCATGATAATGAAAATCTAAGCGGTACCCTAACGATAAGTGCCAACGAGGTTCTTTGCGCCTATCGGCTTCCAGTTGTCTTCCAGCTATTTCGTTCGCGCTATCCAGGAGTTCGTCTCATCTTCCGCTCTGTTCCAAATCAGGAACTCAAGCAAACGCTCTTTGAGGGAACCGCGGATGTCGTCTTTATGCTGGACGAAACCATTCTCTCAACGAGGCTTACAGTGGAACCGTTACTAGAAGAAACTTTCCGCTTTTTCGTCGCTCCAGATCATCCTCTCGCGAAACTAACTGTACTACAGCTGGAAGATTTTCACGGAGAAGTGTTCCTGGTCAATGAAAAAGGTTGTACCTATCGAACCATGTTTGACCGGTCATTTGAGAAAAAGGGCATTGATGATATTACTTATTTAGAGTTTCAAAATGCCGAAGCCATTAAACAATGTGCAATTACGAGAATCGGCATTGCCTTTCTTCCGGAAATAACAGTGGAAGCCGAAGTTGAACGGGGTGAACTTGTTGCTCTTCCATGGCAAATTCCGGACTTGCACGTATATACACATATGGCATGGCATAAAGACAAATGGCTTTCACCAATCATATTATCTTTCATAGAAGCAGCAAGAGAAGTTATAGCTATAGAGGAGGTGAATAAAACGGTTTAG
- a CDS encoding alpha/beta fold hydrolase, with amino-acid sequence MDYEIFDLGEVTLQSGVALPSAFLAYKTYGKLNEKKDNVIVYPTAFGDQHVQNEWLIGNGRALDPQKYFIIIPNLLGNGLSSSPSNTSPPFDRANFPQVTIYDNVKFQYRLVTEKFGIQKIALVVGWSMGGIQSFQWGGIYPDMVERIAPFCGGAKTWPQTYVVLDGMKAALMAAIGFNSSKLNQLTSADMRTVARVYAGWGLSQAYYREELYRDMGFDSLEDFVAGVWEDSFMKMDPHNVLAMLWTGQNADISANPVYNGDFDETLKNIKALACVMPGSTDLFCTADDNEYEAKLIPNAVFNPIESIWGHFAGRGINSVDNKFIDDNLKRLLSLNPN; translated from the coding sequence ATGGATTATGAAATATTTGATTTAGGAGAAGTAACCTTGCAATCAGGAGTGGCGTTACCGAGCGCTTTTCTTGCTTATAAGACTTATGGAAAATTGAATGAAAAGAAAGATAATGTTATCGTCTATCCAACAGCTTTTGGTGACCAACATGTTCAGAATGAATGGTTGATTGGAAACGGCAGGGCACTAGATCCGCAGAAATATTTCATTATTATTCCAAATCTGCTAGGAAATGGATTATCTTCGTCTCCTAGTAACACATCTCCTCCATTTGACAGGGCTAATTTTCCGCAAGTAACCATCTATGACAACGTTAAATTCCAATATCGGCTGGTGACCGAAAAATTCGGCATTCAAAAGATTGCACTCGTAGTTGGATGGTCAATGGGAGGCATTCAATCATTCCAATGGGGGGGAATTTACCCCGACATGGTGGAACGAATTGCACCTTTCTGCGGAGGTGCAAAGACTTGGCCGCAAACGTATGTGGTCCTTGACGGAATGAAAGCTGCGCTCATGGCTGCAATTGGCTTCAATTCAAGTAAATTAAACCAGTTGACATCTGCAGACATGCGCACCGTTGCCCGTGTTTATGCGGGATGGGGCCTATCACAGGCCTATTACAGAGAGGAGCTTTATCGTGATATGGGATTTGACTCATTAGAAGATTTCGTGGCTGGTGTTTGGGAAGATAGCTTTATGAAGATGGATCCGCACAATGTCCTCGCCATGTTATGGACAGGTCAAAATGCGGATATTAGTGCAAATCCTGTCTATAATGGAGATTTCGATGAGACGCTTAAAAACATTAAAGCGCTAGCCTGCGTCATGCCAGGGAGTACAGATCTCTTCTGCACTGCGGACGATAACGAATACGAGGCTAAGCTTATACCTAATGCTGTTTTTAATCCTATCGAATCGATCTGGGGTCATTTTGCCGGTCGCGGAATCAACAGTGTAGATAATAAATTTATAGATGACAATCTAAAACGCTTATTGTCGCTTAATCCAAACTGA
- a CDS encoding AAA family ATPase produces the protein MKQGRIIIITGSPGTGKSTTASIVAKESNLSKSVHMHTDDFYHYIQKGAIPPFLSESQEQNLIVIEAFLEAAKRFARGGYDVIIDGIVGPWFLKPWLNVVQDNYEVHYIILRATKEETMKRAINRTKLDEDANIELVEKMWEQFNNLGIYESNIIDTTNQSTEESVSTIKAVIEKKSSILTI, from the coding sequence ATGAAACAAGGCAGAATTATTATAATTACTGGTTCACCAGGGACTGGTAAAAGTACAACGGCATCTATTGTTGCTAAAGAATCTAATTTATCAAAATCGGTACATATGCACACGGATGATTTTTATCACTATATTCAAAAGGGGGCAATACCTCCGTTTTTATCGGAATCACAAGAACAAAACTTAATTGTTATTGAAGCTTTTTTGGAAGCTGCAAAACGTTTTGCACGTGGTGGGTACGATGTGATTATAGATGGAATTGTTGGTCCTTGGTTCTTAAAGCCGTGGTTAAACGTTGTACAAGATAATTATGAAGTACATTACATTATCTTAAGAGCGACTAAAGAAGAAACAATGAAACGAGCAATCAATCGCACCAAATTAGACGAAGATGCCAACATTGAATTGGTAGAAAAAATGTGGGAGCAATTTAACAATTTGGGTATCTATGAATCCAATATTATTGACACAACAAATCAATCTACCGAAGAAAGTGTTTCAACAATAAAAGCTGTGATTGAAAAAAAATCTTCTATACTCACGATATGA
- a CDS encoding quinone oxidoreductase family protein — protein sequence MDEGKMKAVVLERFGDIDELVLQNIPVPIIEPNDVLIRVEYAGLGEWDIFERKGGYSEMLGLEPMFPYVLGSEGAGTVVAIGEEVSGYDIGDKVYGAGFLNPKGGFYAEYVALNFNYVSHLSNSLTIQEASAISGVGITALRGLEDVLKLKPDESVMIFGASGGVGHLAVQLAKSMGARVFAIASGEDGVTMVKGLGIDAVVDGREVDLSLAAHSFAPEGFDAALITAGGELAHIAIECVREGGRIAFPNGVYPEPQARTGIKSFGYNGDPDYEILQRLNHYINSSHITVNIDRSFSLEDCREAHLKLDNHYLGKLCLKVTPVS from the coding sequence ATGGATGAAGGTAAAATGAAGGCTGTCGTACTTGAGAGATTTGGGGACATTGATGAGCTTGTGCTACAAAATATCCCTGTCCCTATTATAGAACCTAATGATGTGCTTATACGAGTTGAATATGCAGGTTTAGGGGAATGGGATATCTTCGAACGAAAAGGCGGATACTCGGAAATGCTCGGCTTAGAGCCTATGTTTCCTTATGTATTGGGTTCTGAAGGCGCCGGTACAGTTGTTGCTATTGGCGAGGAAGTAAGTGGGTATGACATCGGGGATAAAGTGTACGGTGCAGGATTTCTCAATCCAAAAGGCGGTTTCTATGCAGAATATGTTGCTCTAAATTTTAACTATGTATCTCATTTATCTAACAGTTTAACAATTCAAGAGGCTAGCGCGATTTCTGGAGTTGGTATAACAGCATTGCGCGGACTTGAGGATGTGTTGAAACTTAAACCAGATGAATCTGTAATGATCTTCGGTGCTAGCGGCGGAGTAGGACACTTGGCCGTGCAATTAGCAAAAAGTATGGGGGCTCGTGTTTTTGCCATAGCCTCTGGTGAAGATGGGGTCACTATGGTTAAGGGACTTGGTATTGATGCTGTGGTAGACGGTCGCGAAGTTGATCTTTCATTAGCAGCTCATTCATTTGCACCAGAAGGTTTTGATGCTGCACTGATCACTGCTGGTGGCGAACTTGCTCATATAGCGATTGAGTGTGTTCGTGAAGGTGGTCGGATTGCCTTCCCTAATGGAGTATACCCAGAACCACAGGCACGAACAGGTATCAAATCATTTGGATATAATGGAGATCCTGATTATGAGATATTACAAAGACTCAATCACTACATTAATTCAAGCCATATAACAGTGAATATTGATCGGTCCTTTTCACTTGAAGATTGTCGTGAGGCACACTTAAAACTAGATAATCACTATCTAGGAAAGCTTTGCCTCAAGGTTACCCCTGTTAGTTAA
- a CDS encoding sensor histidine kinase — translation MKIQTLYTKLLSLPYRFKLILVFSLLIVLTALILGGITYFHFAGASQREAKDYQVQLVEQIQHNFDRYLKEMQIISLSPLYDQNILNILKGHETPISTASFPPANERIEMWRYMSSLIHSRNEIKGIHIMANDGTIFTNLDSNTVWLKILNISNSWVSQIKKADGEWVLLPLHKPDYYLNKETEVFSVARLIREPSTNKHLGMIKLDLKQELFEEFIGEENNIYILDEKNELIYPKNDQAGMLRFVIPQLETQQDYQYLKTDMDGKSYMMVHNVSDYSGAKVIMLTPFDTILSEVNQLRVLLLLVVLCGILVSFILGFILSKPLVRSIHTLQKAMAEVRKGNLSKRVESYQHDEIGQLSQGFNYMVDDIERLVTEVYETGLREKDAEIRALQSQMNPHFLYNTLESINMLAITKGNLDVSDMVTSLGKLLRYTIDHSAKIVSLQDELMFIRSYVMIQQMRMGDNLQYQEDIEPHLLHVQLPKITLQPLIENAIMHGLSGQVGKIYLQVKEVGPEMNVIVSDDGNGMDEDKLAELKQSLYVKNITRTENHHGIALVNINERIRFLYGESYGIELYSEEGKGFTATLRFPTNRQGEASC, via the coding sequence ATGAAAATACAAACTTTATACACGAAGCTTCTGTCCCTGCCATACCGCTTTAAGTTAATCCTTGTTTTCTCGTTGCTTATTGTTCTGACAGCGCTTATTCTTGGTGGGATTACCTACTTTCATTTTGCTGGGGCTAGTCAACGGGAAGCGAAGGATTATCAAGTCCAGCTAGTGGAGCAGATTCAACACAATTTTGACCGATATTTAAAAGAGATGCAGATTATTTCTTTGTCACCTCTGTACGATCAGAATATATTGAATATTTTAAAAGGACATGAGACACCAATCTCTACAGCATCCTTTCCACCTGCTAATGAGCGGATTGAAATGTGGAGGTATATGTCTAGTCTTATTCATTCACGGAATGAAATTAAAGGTATTCATATTATGGCTAATGATGGGACGATCTTTACTAATTTAGATTCGAATACTGTCTGGTTAAAGATACTCAATATAAGTAATAGCTGGGTTTCACAGATTAAAAAAGCGGATGGTGAATGGGTACTGCTACCCCTTCATAAACCAGACTATTATTTAAATAAAGAAACAGAAGTATTTTCGGTAGCGAGATTGATTAGGGAACCATCAACAAATAAGCATCTTGGCATGATTAAATTAGATTTAAAACAGGAGCTGTTTGAAGAGTTTATTGGTGAGGAGAATAATATCTATATTTTAGACGAAAAGAACGAGCTTATTTACCCGAAAAATGACCAAGCAGGGATGCTTCGCTTTGTTATTCCGCAATTAGAAACTCAGCAGGATTATCAGTACTTAAAGACGGATATGGATGGTAAGTCATATATGATGGTTCACAACGTGTCTGATTACTCTGGAGCGAAAGTAATTATGCTTACACCATTTGATACGATTTTAAGTGAAGTGAATCAATTGCGAGTTTTACTTTTATTAGTGGTGTTGTGCGGAATTCTCGTCTCTTTCATTTTAGGTTTTATTTTATCGAAGCCATTGGTTCGTTCTATTCATACACTACAAAAAGCAATGGCCGAGGTGCGAAAAGGTAATTTATCGAAGCGGGTGGAAAGTTATCAACATGATGAAATCGGCCAGTTAAGCCAGGGGTTTAATTATATGGTAGATGATATTGAAAGACTGGTAACGGAAGTATATGAGACAGGATTGCGTGAGAAGGATGCGGAGATTAGAGCACTTCAAAGTCAAATGAATCCGCATTTTCTTTATAATACGTTGGAATCTATTAATATGCTTGCGATTACGAAAGGGAATTTGGATGTATCTGATATGGTAACTTCCTTAGGAAAATTGCTTCGCTATACGATTGACCACTCAGCAAAAATTGTTTCTTTACAGGATGAACTTATGTTTATTCGTTCTTATGTGATGATTCAACAAATGCGAATGGGGGACAATCTGCAATACCAAGAAGATATTGAACCTCACCTGCTTCATGTTCAGCTGCCAAAAATAACTTTACAGCCATTGATTGAAAATGCAATTATGCATGGTCTGTCAGGACAAGTTGGGAAGATTTATCTCCAGGTGAAAGAGGTTGGTCCAGAGATGAATGTAATTGTTTCTGATGATGGAAATGGTATGGACGAGGATAAATTGGCTGAGCTCAAGCAATCTTTATATGTGAAAAATATAACCCGTACTGAGAACCATCATGGCATTGCTCTAGTAAATATTAATGAAAGAATAAGATTTTTATATGGTGAGTCATATGGCATCGAACTTTATAGTGAAGAAGGGAAAGGGTTCACTGCTACATTGAGATTTCCTACTAATCGACAGGGGGAAGCGTCATGTTGA
- a CDS encoding response regulator transcription factor, producing MLKEVLVVEDEMIIRQGLKVLLEDVLGGFQVIEAKSGEEGLLYIRQQLPHLIITDIRMGGMDGLAFTAKVRQVSKDIPIIILSGYSDFEYARSAMRQGISEYLLKPVNRTELSEVISKIFKTTEVESIDTSRHFQKILQYIQEHLSKEITLHHLADYVDLHPQYIGQLFKSELDQSFTEYMTEQRLNRAKDLLRDTQLKVYEVANLSGYKSPKHFMTIFKQKVGKTPIQFRNLT from the coding sequence ATGTTGAAAGAAGTATTAGTTGTTGAAGATGAGATGATTATTAGACAGGGGTTAAAGGTGCTTTTGGAAGATGTTCTCGGTGGATTTCAAGTAATAGAAGCGAAGAGTGGGGAAGAAGGATTACTCTATATAAGACAGCAGTTGCCCCATTTGATCATTACAGATATCCGCATGGGTGGGATGGATGGACTAGCTTTCACTGCGAAAGTGAGACAAGTATCCAAAGATATTCCGATCATTATTTTAAGTGGCTACAGTGATTTTGAATATGCAAGATCAGCAATGAGGCAGGGCATCTCAGAATACTTGCTTAAACCAGTAAATCGGACTGAATTATCAGAGGTTATTTCGAAAATTTTTAAGACGACAGAAGTAGAAAGTATAGACACATCAAGGCACTTCCAGAAAATACTTCAGTATATTCAAGAGCACTTAAGTAAGGAAATAACCTTACATCATCTTGCTGATTATGTAGATTTGCATCCACAATATATTGGACAATTATTTAAGTCAGAGCTTGATCAGTCTTTTACCGAATATATGACAGAACAGCGTTTGAATCGTGCCAAAGATCTATTGCGGGATACGCAGTTAAAAGTGTACGAGGTTGCTAATTTGTCAGGTTATAAAAGCCCAAAGCATTTTATGACTATTTTTAAACAAAAGGTTGGTAAGACACCGATTCAATTTCGTAATTTAACCTAA
- a CDS encoding ABC transporter substrate-binding protein: MKKRWLMMLAIMLLIFTTACSKDAGGSAGDNKESSKKDKDVELTFMMWGNEAHQEVYNDLIKKFNVEHPNIKVKMETIPFPDYQQKITVLAAGKELPDVGWVAERMVPQFMDNDILEDVTSFKDDKEYDMDDFFPSTLELFERDSHLYGIPFSTPPMVLFYNEDLFVNTGEKTPNEHLADGTWNWEQFEKSAKAISAQGVYGANFFRDWNTWIALLSHTWGNGGDLFNEDQTKFTWNSPQGVESLKMLDRMMFTDKSHPKAGEQVSFESGKIGMFFDVYSYVSRAREIGDFTFDIAPLPEGTEGRFPMLGQAGYSIFKGSKHPEEAKELLKFFTSQEGITATSTYFVPPRESVLGSDEFINQPNNPPKESIQKAVLDEMDNARLQTGHKNWQKIDNAVQFGFDELFGELKEPEEILKEMEEKITPLMK, encoded by the coding sequence ATGAAAAAGCGATGGCTAATGATGCTCGCTATTATGTTATTGATTTTTACGACTGCATGCAGTAAAGATGCAGGGGGCAGTGCAGGAGATAACAAAGAGTCGTCTAAAAAAGATAAGGATGTGGAATTGACTTTTATGATGTGGGGGAATGAAGCCCACCAAGAGGTGTACAACGATCTCATCAAAAAGTTTAATGTAGAGCATCCGAATATTAAGGTGAAAATGGAAACTATTCCATTTCCAGACTATCAGCAAAAGATCACCGTTTTAGCTGCTGGAAAGGAGCTACCTGATGTAGGTTGGGTAGCTGAGCGTATGGTTCCGCAGTTTATGGATAATGACATTTTGGAAGATGTTACATCCTTTAAGGATGACAAGGAATATGACATGGATGATTTTTTTCCATCGACACTAGAGTTATTTGAAAGGGATAGTCACTTATATGGCATTCCATTTTCAACGCCACCAATGGTGCTATTTTATAACGAAGATTTGTTTGTGAATACTGGTGAGAAAACGCCTAACGAGCATTTAGCAGATGGTACATGGAATTGGGAGCAGTTTGAAAAATCTGCAAAGGCGATATCAGCACAAGGGGTATATGGAGCGAATTTCTTCCGTGACTGGAATACTTGGATTGCACTTTTATCTCATACATGGGGTAATGGTGGAGATTTATTTAATGAGGATCAAACGAAGTTTACATGGAATAGTCCTCAAGGAGTAGAGTCATTAAAAATGCTTGACCGGATGATGTTTACGGACAAATCTCATCCTAAGGCAGGGGAGCAAGTAAGTTTTGAATCAGGGAAAATTGGTATGTTCTTCGATGTATATAGCTATGTTTCTCGTGCGCGCGAAATTGGAGATTTCACATTTGATATTGCTCCACTACCTGAGGGGACGGAAGGTAGATTTCCTATGTTAGGCCAAGCTGGATATTCGATCTTTAAAGGCTCAAAACATCCAGAGGAAGCAAAAGAGCTGTTAAAATTCTTTACGAGCCAAGAAGGAATCACAGCCACATCGACATATTTTGTACCACCACGTGAGTCCGTGCTAGGGTCGGATGAATTTATTAATCAACCAAATAACCCGCCAAAAGAAAGTATACAAAAAGCGGTATTAGACGAAATGGATAATGCCCGTTTACAAACTGGACATAAAAACTGGCAGAAGATCGATAATGCAGTTCAATTTGGTTTCGATGAATTATTTGGTGAACTGAAAGAACCAGAAGAAATTTTGAAAGAGATGGAAGAAAAAATTACGCCGTTAATGAAGTGA
- a CDS encoding carbohydrate ABC transporter permease, which produces MEAKVNADRPLPLKANVKKRRKFIGSESFYGYLFVSPMMVGFLLVMLFPLVYSIYMSLTDWQLLGDPNFIGTANYQQLIKDPEFFIVLKNTFLFSAGLVPVNIILALWLAMLLQRNLPGMGIFRTAIFIPVMTSIVVWSIIWKYMFGTDEGFINQILGVVGIEGPAWLYNPKLAMGAVIFVSALKNVGLNMILFLAALQQVDKNLYEASYLDGASKWRRFWHITMPMITPTIFLTIILTVIGSMKVFGQIYVMTNGGPGNHTKVLVYYIWENAFKLYEFGYASAIAIILFVIILVFTLIQWWARKRWVFHEQ; this is translated from the coding sequence TTGGAAGCTAAAGTGAATGCAGATAGACCTCTTCCGTTAAAAGCGAATGTGAAAAAAAGGCGTAAATTTATAGGAAGTGAATCATTTTATGGGTATCTTTTTGTTAGTCCGATGATGGTAGGGTTCCTGCTCGTCATGCTATTTCCATTGGTGTATTCCATTTATATGAGTTTGACTGACTGGCAGTTACTTGGCGATCCGAATTTTATAGGAACAGCAAATTATCAACAATTAATAAAAGATCCTGAGTTTTTTATCGTTTTGAAAAATACGTTTCTTTTTTCAGCTGGTCTTGTCCCCGTTAATATCATTCTAGCCCTTTGGTTGGCGATGCTATTACAAAGAAATCTACCAGGGATGGGTATTTTTCGAACAGCAATTTTTATTCCTGTGATGACTTCGATCGTCGTCTGGTCGATTATTTGGAAGTATATGTTTGGAACAGATGAAGGATTTATTAATCAAATATTAGGTGTAGTTGGCATTGAAGGACCTGCATGGTTATACAATCCAAAACTTGCGATGGGGGCGGTTATTTTTGTCAGTGCGCTTAAAAATGTTGGATTAAATATGATTTTGTTTTTGGCTGCGCTACAGCAGGTGGATAAAAATTTGTATGAAGCATCCTATTTGGATGGGGCTAGTAAATGGAGACGTTTCTGGCATATTACGATGCCGATGATTACGCCAACGATATTTTTAACAATCATATTGACAGTCATTGGATCGATGAAGGTGTTCGGGCAAATATATGTGATGACGAATGGTGGGCCAGGTAATCACACAAAAGTATTGGTTTATTATATTTGGGAAAATGCGTTCAAGCTATATGAGTTTGGCTACGCATCTGCTATCGCCATTATCTTATTTGTAATTATTTTAGTCTTTACACTGATCCAATGGTGGGCCAGAAAAAGGTGGGTTTTCCATGAACAATAA
- a CDS encoding carbohydrate ABC transporter permease — protein sequence MNNKLTGGMLSRISFYGILTAVSLIMIVPFIWMINTSFKDSTKIFSFQFIPSPFRWENYVEVLKSTPFHLFYFNSIYIAVLVTIGTIFLGSLAGYAFAKLQFRGSSFMFLCLLSTMMIPVEVITIPLFLFMRDLGFINTHIPLIVIPILGPAGVFGVFVMRQFFLLVPKELEEAAKLDGCSYFRIFWNIMLPLAKPAVATLTIFTFLTSWNEFYEPLIYINSKELMTLPVALALFTDEVGTRWELLMSASVMATVPLLIVFFFAQKQFIEGVAMTGGK from the coding sequence ATGAACAATAAATTGACAGGCGGCATGCTTTCTCGTATCTCATTTTATGGCATTTTAACAGCTGTATCGCTTATCATGATCGTGCCTTTCATATGGATGATTAATACATCCTTTAAGGATTCGACTAAAATCTTTAGCTTTCAGTTCATTCCCAGTCCATTTAGATGGGAAAATTATGTAGAGGTGTTAAAATCTACTCCATTTCATTTGTTTTATTTTAATAGTATCTATATTGCTGTTTTAGTGACAATTGGAACGATATTCTTAGGTTCTCTTGCGGGATATGCATTTGCTAAGCTGCAATTTCGCGGAAGCTCTTTTATGTTCCTTTGTTTATTAAGCACAATGATGATTCCAGTTGAAGTAATTACCATACCGTTATTTTTGTTCATGAGAGATTTGGGATTTATTAATACACATATACCGTTGATTGTCATTCCAATTTTAGGTCCAGCAGGTGTGTTTGGCGTATTTGTAATGAGGCAGTTTTTCTTACTTGTGCCAAAGGAATTGGAGGAGGCGGCGAAATTGGACGGGTGCTCCTATTTCCGCATCTTTTGGAACATCATGCTCCCTCTTGCAAAACCAGCAGTAGCTACATTAACTATTTTTACATTTTTAACAAGCTGGAATGAATTTTACGAACCGCTTATTTACATCAATTCGAAGGAACTCATGACATTGCCAGTAGCATTGGCATTGTTTACAGATGAAGTAGGAACGAGATGGGAATTATTAATGAGTGCTTCTGTCATGGCAACTGTTCCATTATTAATTGTGTTTTTCTTTGCACAGAAGCAGTTTATCGAAGGTGTTGCGATGACAGGAGGAAAGTAA